A region from the Phycisphaerales bacterium genome encodes:
- a CDS encoding MFS transporter, producing the protein MDTAPEESSKEGSLGDRATTAPPSDASWLDAMLRSSVLRHKHFRNVWIASIVSNIGNWMEMMGVQMTVAKATGSLTSLGYFAAAQLAPILVLGLLGGIVSDRVNRRRLLVFTQMLLMIVALGLTILSYTGGEHLNQLVPEKVPGGEHRGLIAGMFLLSLVQGIVMAFNIPAWQVLTPRLVPRDELTRAITLNGIQFNLARVIGPALAGYALHLWGPTPVFALNSVTFLAIVIAVWFTPDAPAPANPPTHPWTQITQAFGFIFNNRGPLAVFIAMVLMSFLAAPLIRMLPLVVIDVLGVSEEASDGVTGMLMSMLGVGAVAAGIGMRFVPSWYPKHHFIPLALFGAGASITFFSMTTTMPLAIASMILVGVFWILGFNPVWAAMQHLVPDSMRGRVLSVANVAAFGANALGNIAAGWIGDALSKVLGSRAVGTSFAEGSLSILLTIAGLIMIFYRVPEIDGLTPEHPEYKPRRSLIAGVLATAHRPRTGDPTTLAK; encoded by the coding sequence ATGGACACGGCCCCGGAGGAATCGTCGAAGGAAGGGAGTCTGGGGGACCGCGCCACCACCGCACCACCCAGCGACGCGTCATGGCTTGATGCCATGCTTCGCTCCTCCGTCCTGCGCCACAAGCACTTCCGAAACGTCTGGATCGCGTCGATCGTCTCCAACATCGGGAACTGGATGGAGATGATGGGCGTGCAGATGACCGTCGCGAAGGCGACCGGTTCTCTCACCTCTTTGGGCTACTTCGCCGCGGCCCAACTAGCGCCGATCCTAGTGCTGGGCCTGCTCGGCGGGATCGTGTCCGATCGTGTGAATCGGCGACGCCTGCTCGTCTTCACGCAGATGCTCCTCATGATCGTGGCGCTCGGGCTGACGATCCTGTCCTACACCGGCGGCGAACACCTCAACCAACTCGTCCCTGAGAAGGTCCCCGGCGGCGAGCACCGCGGGCTGATCGCCGGGATGTTCCTGCTCTCGCTGGTGCAGGGCATCGTGATGGCGTTCAATATCCCCGCGTGGCAGGTGCTCACGCCGAGGCTCGTGCCGCGCGATGAACTCACGCGCGCCATCACGCTCAACGGGATCCAGTTCAATCTCGCGCGCGTCATCGGGCCGGCGCTCGCGGGGTACGCCCTGCACCTGTGGGGCCCGACGCCCGTCTTCGCGCTGAACTCCGTGACGTTTCTGGCGATCGTGATCGCGGTCTGGTTCACGCCCGACGCGCCCGCGCCCGCGAATCCGCCGACTCACCCCTGGACGCAGATCACGCAGGCCTTCGGCTTCATCTTCAACAATCGCGGGCCGCTCGCCGTCTTCATCGCGATGGTGCTCATGAGTTTCCTCGCCGCTCCGCTCATCCGCATGCTCCCACTCGTCGTGATCGACGTGCTGGGGGTTTCCGAGGAGGCGTCAGATGGCGTGACGGGAATGCTGATGTCCATGCTGGGCGTTGGCGCCGTCGCCGCCGGGATCGGCATGCGATTCGTCCCCTCCTGGTATCCCAAGCACCACTTCATACCGCTCGCGCTCTTCGGCGCGGGGGCGAGCATCACGTTCTTCAGCATGACGACCACGATGCCCTTGGCGATTGCGAGCATGATCCTCGTGGGGGTGTTCTGGATCTTGGGATTCAACCCCGTCTGGGCGGCGATGCAGCACCTCGTCCCCGACAGCATGCGCGGACGCGTTCTCTCGGTCGCGAACGTGGCGGCGTTCGGCGCCAATGCGCTCGGGAATATCGCGGCTGGGTGGATCGGAGATGCTCTCTCCAAAGTGCTCGGCAGTCGAGCCGTCGGAACGTCCTTCGCGGAAGGCTCGCTCTCGATCCTTCTGACGATTGCCGGGCTGATCATGATCTTCTATCGCGTCCCGGAGATCGACGGGCTGACGCCC